The Triticum aestivum cultivar Chinese Spring chromosome 7B, IWGSC CS RefSeq v2.1, whole genome shotgun sequence genome window below encodes:
- the LOC123158677 gene encoding expansin-like A4, which translates to MATPYQAGVVNYTCPPVRRNPHRSTDHGAPSLLVLVLAVAAALALSLPVRASGTPSSSYRCGWCTRRSIASLLPLYVGVLTSAACGYGDPAKLAAVGGFHIAAVSAGFFRGGRACGACYQLRCRDRSACAEGGVKVIISDVAKPATGTNRTGGSQFQLTKDAFAALTASRDDGQLGSLVDTAVDVDFRRIPCAYKSKNLAVRVDETSSRDKGHLALRFLYQGGQTNITTVEVAQAATPDAAQSAAAPSPTKWQYMTWREGSPGVWRTSHAPAGPLQVRVVVTAGSVGKWLCADGAVLPAEWQPGTVYDTGLRVTDVAAHTCSCASTSGDDGEEE; encoded by the coding sequence CCTCATCGATCCACCGACCATGGCGCGCCTTctctcctcgtcctcgtcctcgcggTGGCCGCCGCCCTCGCCCTATCGCTGCCCGTGCGCGCTTCTGGGACTCCCTCGTCGTCGTACCGCTGCGGCTGGTGCACGCGCCGATCCatcgcctccctcctccctctctacGTCGGCGTCCTCACCAGCGCCGCGTGTGGATACGGTGACCCGGCCAAGCTCGCCGCCGTCGGGGGGTTCCACATTGCAGCCGTCAGCGCTGGATTCTTCCGCGGCGGCCGGGCCTGCGGCGCCTGCTACCAGCTGAGGTGCAGGGACCGGAGCGCGTGCGCAGAGGGCGGCGTCAAGGTCATCATCTCCGACGTGGCGAAACCGGCGACGGGCACGAACAGGACAGGCGGCAGCCAGTTCCAGCTCACGAAGGACGCGTTCGCCGCCTTGACCGCTTCTCGTGACGATGGTCAGCTCGGGAGCTTGGTGGACACAGCCGTCGACGTCGACTTCAGGAGGATACCTTGCGCATACAAGAGCAAGAACCTGGCGGTGAGGGTGGATGAGACCAGCAGCAGGGATAAGGGCCACCTCGCCCTTCGCTTCCTCTACCAGGGCGGCCAGACCAACATCACCACCGTCGAGGTCGCGCAGGCGGCGACACCTGATGCCGCGCAGAGTGCTGCCGCACCGTCGCCGACGAAATGGCAGTACATGACATGGCGCGAGGGGTCACCAGGGGTGTGGCGCACGTCGCACGCACCGGCTGGCCCGCTGCAGGTCAGGGTCGTGGTGACCGCGGGCTCCGTCGGCAAGTGGCTGTGCGCCGACGGGGCGGTGCTCCCCGCGGAGTGGCAGCCAGGCACGGTCTACGACACAGGGCTGCGCGTCACCGACGTCGCCGCGCACACATGCAGTTGCGCCTCCACCTCCggggacgacggcgaagaggagtag